The DNA sequence TTCAATTTTTTTAGATGAAGAGAAGGATACCTTATTTGCATATGTGGAAGTGAAAGACAAAGAAACCTATGAGAGCTTCAGCAATACGGAGATTTGCAAAAAATGGTGGGAATATATGGCCCCAATCATGAAGACAAACGACGATAATAGTCCGATCAGTAAAAGTTTAAGACAAGTTTTTTATTTGGAATAATGAATTGATTTGGGTGTCACAATATTCCTTTAAGAAATTCCAAACATAGTAAACAAAATCAAGCATCCGGTCCTCCGCAAAGGCAAAGTCACCGAAGTCGACGCACGCTCCCGGACTATGTTGTGAAGTTTGATGGCATAGTGACTTCTCTACCGCTAAATTATTTAAAACAGCAAGCCCCCATTTCCGATATCCAATCGGAGACTGGGGGCTTGCTGTTTTCTTTTTGGGGGATGGTTCTGAGCCCAGCCGAATTCGGACGCAGGTTTATACCCATGCAGAAGGAGATAAAAAATGGAAGTGATTGCATAAAATTACTTTTGTCAATTTACATATGTGACAAAAGTATATAGACTGTGAGGTGGGAGAGTGATGATAGGGTGCGAAATGTAAGCAAAATGATGGTTATAATTGTCTCTGTTTGTGTCATCGCGGTTTCATCCATCTATTATAATTATAAATTCGTAAGGTATGACAGTAAAAAAATTGTTTTTGGTGCCACTTATATGACCATGAATAACAGCTTTTACAAGGCCATAACAGATGAAATAGAAAAACAAATCAATGATCGTGGGGATATCTTATACACCCGTGATCCAGCTTTGGATGTCGATAAACAAAACGAACAAATCAATGACCTGATCGAGATGGGGATTGATGTATTGATCATCAACCCGGTTGATTATTCGAAAGTGAATGATTTTTTGAAAAAAGCCAAAGAAAAAGGCATCAAGATAATCGTCATTGATGCGCAGCTGGATGACGACACGATTGCCGATACGACTGTTTTATCCAATAATTATGATGCTGGCGTGCAATGTGCCAAGGATATGATGCGCAATCTGTCTTCGGCAAAGATTGTGCTTTTAAAACACAGCGCTGCTTTATCGTCTGTTGACCGGATCAACGGTTTTCTGGATACTATCAAAGATAATGCTAATTATACAGTTGTTGCAAGTGAAGAGTGTTTGGGCCAAACGGAAGTCGCCATGCCCGTAATGATGGAAATCATTGATAAAAAAATTGATTTCGATGTTGTCATGGCTTTGAATGACCCGAGTGCATTGGGGGCTTTGGCGGCAATAAAAGATAAACAAGTCAATCATGAAGTGCTGGTCTATGGCGTGGATGGTTCACCGGATATGAAAAAACTATTGATTGACAGTGATGAAGTCCAGGGAACTGCAGCGCAATCGCCTACTACGATGGGGGCAAAAGCGATTGAAGCAGCCTATAAAATTATTAATAATGAACATTATGAAAAGTCGATTGTTGTACCGGTTAGCTTAATAACCAAGGACAATATCAGCGAATATGATGTTTCGGGGTGGCAATAATGATCAATTTAGGGACGAAGCATATAGCCTAGATTCCCAAAAAATTATAACGTGGTCGGGGGCACAACACCTAAGGTGTTATATAATTGCGACTGCTTCTTCGTAATCTCACCCACTCGCACTGCACTGCCTGGATTTTCAAATGCCTCAATGACATCCAATTCGTCCAGTAATTCCTGCATCGTATAATTTTTATACAGCCCTTTTTCGGACATCTGCTTTTTGATGTACGATAAATAGATCAATGCAATAAACTGCACGAATAATTTTCCTTCAAGCGAACTTTCTGATGAAACGGCTGTGCGCCGTAAATTCAACCGCTCTTTAAGATTTCCAAAGGCTTTCTCAACGATGTCTTTGTTACGGTACAAATCTAAAGCGGCGATGGGATCCTTGATTTCATTGCTGATGAGGGCAAAGAATCCGTAGTCTTTTTCTGCTTGGGTAATGGCTTTTTGTTTTGGGGTTACCTTTGTCCCGCGTTTTGGTGTTGAAGTGATTTCGAAGTATTTAGCGTACTGCTTTTCGTGTTCTGCTTTGCGGTTCCCGGAAACTAGTTCTGCTTCGAGCCGATCAAGAAGCGCATTGAAACGGTTCTCGTGCTCCAGTGCTTTTTCACCGCTAAAATAAAGATGCAGGTACATCCGCCGTTTCCCTTCAATCACATCGCCTTTGTACGGGCGTTTCTGTGAATACTCCCAGTCTATCGTTGCAGTATGGCTGTAAAGTTGGTAGCTGGCATTGTAATTAGCGCGTGTTCGGATGTTATCTCGAACCTTGTTCAGTTCTTCCTGCACGTATTTCAGGGATACTTTTGTGGCCATCAAAAATTTCAAATGATTTTGGTACAAGGCATCGATATTTTCCTTGCTGTAAAACCCTCGGTCCATTACGAGTTTGACCTTGCTAAAACCAAGATTGCCTAGATCGGCAAGCAAGTGCTTCACTGTTTTGACATCGCTTATATTGCCTGCTAACTTGCGGTAGTAAAACGGTAAGCCAGATTCTTCACCAAACAACAAAGCAAGATTGATCTGCGCAAGCGGATCGTGGTCCTTGTTGATACCGTATTTGACTTGCTTAAGAGACTCTGAATAGGAGGAAACACTGGTAGTATCATAAGCCCAATATTCATTCTCCGTCCGTCGCTTAGCCTGCAGGCTGAAAAAACGATTTTTAGCTTCTTCCGTAACCGAGGCAAACAGATCGCTGCTTCTTTGCGAGGGAATACAGCTGCCGTAAGGATGGGAATGAGTGCGATCCCACTTTGGAAAACGAAGCATCGTATTGCGATCTTCCAAAATCAAGAAGTAGGCAATCGAGAGTATCTGCTTATAGCTTTCAGGAAAGCAAGCTTTTAGATCGGCTGTAACACCAAGCAGTTCTCCGATTTTGTCAAACAGATAGGTCGCTCCGTAGAAGCTTCGTTTCATGACGGTGGATGGTACCGGCCCTTGCTTTGCAGGTGCTAATGCCGGCGGCATAGCCAATCGCTTAGAGGGAACCAGGTTCCCAGCTTCGTCCAGTTTTCCTATGCAGACACGCTTGCTGCGCGACTGTTTCTTTTCTTTATCCCAATAGTTGGTTGATTCGTAAACATAGGTAGTGCCGTTCTTTTTGTTGGTTACATATACTAAACTCATAAAATCACGCCTTTCCACGTTATAATTATAACGTGGAAAGTGCGGAAATTCAATAGGAATAGCCAGAAAATTCCTTTTATATCAATGTTTTTTGCATTCCTCGTTATAATTTACACGGGAATGAAGGATATAGCTTATATTCATAATTCCTTATTGCTACTAAATTTTATTATTGTGTTATTTAATGCCTCCATCTTTTTGCTTTCGACAAAATATTTACAAGCCCACGGATATGCCTCGGCGTTTTTGGAAAACCTCTCTTATGTCCCTC is a window from the Trichococcus shcherbakoviae genome containing:
- a CDS encoding IS1634 family transposase, which codes for MSLVYVTNKKNGTTYVYESTNYWDKEKKQSRSKRVCIGKLDEAGNLVPSKRLAMPPALAPAKQGPVPSTVMKRSFYGATYLFDKIGELLGVTADLKACFPESYKQILSIAYFLILEDRNTMLRFPKWDRTHSHPYGSCIPSQRSSDLFASVTEEAKNRFFSLQAKRRTENEYWAYDTTSVSSYSESLKQVKYGINKDHDPLAQINLALLFGEESGLPFYYRKLAGNISDVKTVKHLLADLGNLGFSKVKLVMDRGFYSKENIDALYQNHLKFLMATKVSLKYVQEELNKVRDNIRTRANYNASYQLYSHTATIDWEYSQKRPYKGDVIEGKRRMYLHLYFSGEKALEHENRFNALLDRLEAELVSGNRKAEHEKQYAKYFEITSTPKRGTKVTPKQKAITQAEKDYGFFALISNEIKDPIAALDLYRNKDIVEKAFGNLKERLNLRRTAVSSESSLEGKLFVQFIALIYLSYIKKQMSEKGLYKNYTMQELLDELDVIEAFENPGSAVRVGEITKKQSQLYNTLGVVPPTTL
- the rhaM gene encoding L-rhamnose mutarotase, with product MYRLASIMYLYPGNQVEYERRHTELWPEMSNSLKEYGASNYSIFLDEEKDTLFAYVEVKDKETYESFSNTEICKKWWEYMAPIMKTNDDNSPISKSLRQVFYLE
- a CDS encoding sugar ABC transporter substrate-binding protein, producing the protein MTMNNSFYKAITDEIEKQINDRGDILYTRDPALDVDKQNEQINDLIEMGIDVLIINPVDYSKVNDFLKKAKEKGIKIIVIDAQLDDDTIADTTVLSNNYDAGVQCAKDMMRNLSSAKIVLLKHSAALSSVDRINGFLDTIKDNANYTVVASEECLGQTEVAMPVMMEIIDKKIDFDVVMALNDPSALGALAAIKDKQVNHEVLVYGVDGSPDMKKLLIDSDEVQGTAAQSPTTMGAKAIEAAYKIINNEHYEKSIVVPVSLITKDNISEYDVSGWQ